From the Rhizomicrobium palustre genome, the window ACGGCTATAAGGGCGGGCTTGCCTGGCTGCCGATCTACGCTCTCACCATCTTCTTTGTGCTCCGCGCCGTAGGGCGCTTCCTTGGAGCCTGGCTGATCACCTTCGTCCCCTGGACGATGATGCTCGCGATCTTCTCGGCGGCTATTTTGGGCTGCTTCGCGGGCGCCTTGGTGGGCGGCCCGAATTTGGGCGCTGTGCTGCTCCCCCTCTCCGGCCTGTTCATGTCGGTGATGTATCCGACGCTTAACTCCAAGGGCATAAGCTGCTTCCGCAAAGCAGAGCACGGCTCGGCCGCGGGGCTGATCCTGTTCTTCACGGCCGTGTCCGCGGCTGCGGGCCCGCTCGCCATGGGCGCGGTCAGCGACACGTTCGGTGGGGTGCAATACGGCTTCTGGCTCGCGACGGGATTTGCCGCGCTCCTGTTTGCGGGGCTATTCGCCAACCTGCTTCTGGATCCCGCCAAGCGGCGGCTTCAGGAATTCGAACGGCTTGATGCCGCGGTCAGCCACTAACACGGCGGCGCCCGCCGCTGGATTCGCGAATGATCAGCTCGGGCGCCATCGTGATGGATTCGGTATCCTCGCCCTCCATCCGGCGGAACAGCAAATCCACCAGATGGCGGGCACCCATTTCGATGTTCTGGCGCACTGTCGTCAATGATGGATTGGTGTGCGCCGCGAGCGCCAGATCGTCATAGCCGACGACGGCAATGTCCTCCGGCACGCGCTTGCCGGCGGCCACAATGGCCCGAATGGCGCTGATCGCAATGACGTCGGTGGCGCAGACCACGCCATCGAATTTCTCTCCCGTCGCCAGAAAAGCGCGCATGGCTTCATGGGCCTTATCGGCCGTCATGTGGGTAGAGACATTGCGCTTTTCAGCCGTACCGCGTGGCGCATTCGCGATCGCCTGGGTATAGCCTTTGTAGCGCAACCGCAGTTCGGGCACCTTGGTGTCACCCAAAAAGACCACGTTGCGCCGCCCCAAACTCAACAGATGCTCCGTCGCAAGGCGCATGCCTGCGATATTGTCCGAGCCTACGGTGCAATAGGATTGCCGGTCGATCTGCCCACCCCACACCACCAAGGGCGTATACTTTCCGGCCACCGCCTCAAGCGCCTTATGCTCCGTACTCTGCCCAATGACGATGATCCCATCCGAGCGCTTGGACGCCACCAGATCGGACAGCCAATCCTCCATGGGCGGCAGCACTTTTTGCAGAAACAGGCCGTAGCCCCTCTGAGTGATCTCATTGGCGAGATAACCG encodes:
- a CDS encoding LacI family DNA-binding transcriptional regulator; its protein translation is MTSPSKNRPPKMADIAKLAGVHASTVSRALAGSPLVEQSMREKILKIAKAQGYIVNSTARSLRLQRTQSISVVFPLGHEAEQPLTDPFFVQMIGYLANEITQRGYGLFLQKVLPPMEDWLSDLVASKRSDGIIVIGQSTEHKALEAVAGKYTPLVVWGGQIDRQSYCTVGSDNIAGMRLATEHLLSLGRRNVVFLGDTKVPELRLRYKGYTQAIANAPRGTAEKRNVSTHMTADKAHEAMRAFLATGEKFDGVVCATDVIAISAIRAIVAAGKRVPEDIAVVGYDDLALAAHTNPSLTTVRQNIEMGARHLVDLLFRRMEGEDTESITMAPELIIRESSGGRRRVSG